The following nucleotide sequence is from Oncorhynchus clarkii lewisi isolate Uvic-CL-2024 chromosome 6, UVic_Ocla_1.0, whole genome shotgun sequence.
CCATCACACAGTTGTCCCTTTGGGTGCCACTGGCCGTGATGGACAGCTCAAACATCCAATCCCTGAGCGACCTTTGCCTCCATGGAACATTATTGGCCAGTCAGCTGGGACTCACAGGTCAGTTTTTGTCCTCGATAGGCAAATGGTGCACATTTCATGTTATGCTTAATTGGTTTTATATGATGAAACCAAGCTTAATAATACATAAATGAGAATTATGTGCCATGGTGAAATAACtatacagtagtagcagtaaaaGTTGAAATTGTCTCGGTCTGCTCAGGTAACGAGGCTGTAAACGTGACACTGatgttctcctctccatctgtggGTGGCAACTCGCACGCCTGCCTTAGCGTTAGCGCACCTACACACATCCTACCTCCAGTcctgtgagtcacacacacacacacacacacacacatacctagtCTTCCATATACTGGTTCATTCACCTGTTGCATACAGCTCTGCACAGAGTGCCTAGATGGCAGTTCTGCCTTATCTCCTCTGGAGTGTCTCTGCGTAAAGTCTAGTGTCTtctgtaacgtgtgtgtgtgtgtatgtatgtccaGGCTGCCACCTGTGTGCCCTGCCAATGAAGGGACATCCTCTCCTGTCAGAGCGATTGCAATGGAGATAAGCAGCCAGAAGCCCTCAGCGTCACAGTCTTgctacagtctacagtacacaCCTGATCCTACACTCACCGCCATGCTAACGCAGGTACACGTACACACGACCCCACACTCACAGCCATGCTCTAAAATTTCAGTTGAGTCACAACCTACACACCGCCATGCTTACAGGTCAGGGattcttgaaagtcaggacaatCTTTGTCCGACAGGGAAATTTCATTTTAATAGTTGAAAAAATTAATCTCATTTGatcttaaaaaataaataaaggggAATTTTATTATGGAAAGATTTGTTTTTGTAATTTTCCACATATTTTCAGAGAAATGATCACATCTAGTTTCTTGCAATAGCCACCTCTGACTTGAAGGAATATTTCTCTCAAAACTGATTCCTATCAAATTTGTCAGCATCAGATTTATCTAAAATCATAAATGAATCCAAAATTAGCAGGGCCAGCTATACCATGAGAAGCATGATGTCTCCGGATGTTATtatcatttattttatatttgcatcccccgaaacacaactcagccaagctgcactgcttcttgacacaatgcccgcttaacccggaagccagccgcaccaatgtctcggagaaaacactgtacacctggtgaccgtgtcagcgtgcattgcgcccggcccaccacaggagtcgctagagcgtgatgggacaaggacagctctgccggccaaaccctcccctaacccggatgacgctggaccAATTATGCGCCCCATGGGTATCCCagtaaacataagaatgagtgtgagttttttgtcacaacccggctcgaggaaagtgacaaagagctcttatactCGTGTGAAGTGACAAAAAGCTCTTATAGGActagggcacaaataataatataataataaacaataatTCTGCTCTATATTTGACCATCATACATATTAAAccttattcacaattttcgatgaacaaataactcaccacaggttaatgagaagggtgtgcttgataggatgcacataactctgcaatgttgggttgtattggagagagtcttaaatcattttccacagtctgtgcctgtatttagtttttatGCTAATGAGAGCCgaaaatccactctcacataggtacatggttgcaaagggcatcagtgtcttaacagcgtgattttccaaggcaggatactctgagcgcagcccaatccagaaatctggcagtgggttctgataaaataacattttcacagaactgcttgttgcgATTTctatgaggctctcttgttcagatatcggt
It contains:
- the LOC139410983 gene encoding transmembrane protein 248 isoform X4, whose amino-acid sequence is MIPQARCVMGSWQPVANLRDYVSQHPPGVTFFLCVLTLALTFLSLGSYTHTHRLPNPDTQDWNHFLLSLANLQLCARANGTAMEMVSSPPFAKEEVCGTVLLNSTQSPPSITQLSLWVPLAVMDSSNIQSLSDLCLHGTLLASQLGLTGNEAVNVTLMFSSPSVGGNSHACLSVSAPTHILPPVLLPPVCPANEGTSSPVRAIAMEISSQKPSASQSCYSLQYTPDPTLTAMLTQEPLIDS